The Bacteroidota bacterium genome contains the following window.
CTTGTTGGTCGGATATTGCTTTTATCTGAGCTAGCTGATAGCTTAATACCTTACGTTCCATTCGTAAGATTTCTTCAAAACTCACTCCCTGTGTAGCATAGGTTGATTCAAGTATTGATAAAGCTTGTTTAGCTAATATTCCCTGACTTCCATAATGCTCAAGCCTTCGACTTGCATCCTGATAGTTTTTCCAGGAATTCTCAAAAACACCTTCCAGCACATTCACTTTATCTTGTTTTTCTAATGTTTTTGCTTTTTGAAGATAAATCACTTCATCCACCATGGCTTTATACTTATTTCTATAGAGAGGAATACTGATCCCTATTTTAGGAAACACAAAAGCATCTTCACCTGAAAACGAAGCTGCCGCGCTACCCACTGTTATATAATCCAAACCCAATGAAAATGAGGGCATTCCCATTTTTTGCGCAACGATTTCCTGATAGGTCAAAGATGAGAACTGAAAATCAAGTTTCTTCAATTGATGATTTCTGGCTACAATAGAATCGAAAATAACGTCCTTAGCCATGTGTAATCTAATCAGTTCAAAATTGCCTTCTATATCAATTTCTCTTTTA
Protein-coding sequences here:
- a CDS encoding TolC family protein, with product IEILQTFQSLALIKIETGKGSAVDEIRIKMELADLENNLLLLKDILVTQKVLFNKLLNVGSKREIDIEGNFELIRLHMAKDVIFDSIVARNHQLKKLDFQFSSLTYQEIVAQKMGMPSFSLGLDYITVGSAAASFSGEDAFVFPKIGISIPLYRNKYKAMVDEVIYLQKAKTLEKQDKVNVLEGVFENSWKNYQDASRRLEHYGSQGILAKQALSILESTYATQGVSFEEILRMERKVLSYQLAQIKAISDQQASVAFMYYLMGNN